The Gammaproteobacteria bacterium genomic interval CGTACTTGCAGGCTTCGTCCATCGTTCGAACCGTATATCCCTCCATCGCCGCCTGCAGCGCGCAGATCGGGTCCACCTCGGTGACGATGACGCGGGCGGACTGCGCGCGGAGCGACTGCGCCGACCCCTTGCCGACGTCGCCGTATCCGGCCACGACCGCGATCTTGCCGGACAGCATCACGTCGGTAGCGCGCATGATGCCGTCGACGAGCGAATGCCGGCAGCCGTAAAGGTTGTCGAACTTCGACTTCGTGACGGAATCGTTGACGTTGATCGCCGGGAAGAGCAGCTCCCCGCGCTTGTGCATCTGGTAGAGCCGGTGCACGCCCGTCGTCGTTTCCTCGGAAACGCCGCGGATCTCCTTCGCCATCTTCTCGAACCGCCCGGGGTTCGCCTTGATCGCCTTCTTCAACTGTGCGAAAAGCACCTTCTCCTCGGTGCTCTCCGGCTCCTTGTCGAGAATCGACGGATCTTTGGCGGCCTTGTAGCCGAGGTGCACGAACAGCGTTGCGTCGCCGCCGTCGTCGAGGATCATGTTGGGAACCTCGCCGTCGCCCCAGTCGAGCGTGCGATCGATGAACGCCCAGTACTCCTCGAGCGACTCGCCCTTGTAGGCGAACACCGACGTGCCGCGCGCGGCAATCGCTGCCGCGGCGTGGTCCTGCGTGGAGAAAACGTTACAGCTCGCCCAGCGCACGCGAGCCCCGAGCGCCTGGAGCGTCTCGATCAGGACCGCGGTCTGAATCGTCATGTGCAGCGAGCCCGTGATGCGCGCGCCCTTCAGAGGCTGCTGCGGGCCGAATTCCTCACGGATCTTCATCAGGCCCGGCATCTCGTGCTCGGCCAGCTCGATCTCCATCCGGCCGTAGGACGCGAGCGAAATGTCCTTGACGAAGTAATCCTTCTCGGCGTTCTCTGCGGCCAATGCCTCTTTGCTCATTGCGAGTGACTCCTCAGGTTCAAATGGATCGGCCGAATGCGGCCTTGAAGCGCTGCTCGAACGCGTCTCGAGTGAAGCTGTGGTTCTGCGTGCCGGGCTTCTCGATCTTGATCGCGCCCATCAGGCTCGCGATGCGACCGGTCGTCTCCCAGTCGAGCCCGTTCATCAGCCCATACAACAACCCCGCCCGATAGGCATCGCCGCATCCGGTCGGGTCCTCTAGGGCGTTCGGCTTCGCCGCGGGAATGTCGTACTGCCGATCCTTCGTGTAGATCGTCGATCCTTCGCCGCCGCGTGTGACGATCAGCGCGTCGGTTCTCGCCGTCATGTCCGTCACGTCCCAGCCGGTGCGGTCCTTCAGCAGCTGCCACTCATAGTCGTTGACCGTGACCCAAGTGGCCTGCTCGACGAAGCGCTTCAGCTCCTCGCCGTTGAACATCGGCATGCCCTGACCCGGATCGAAGACGAACGGGATGCCGGCTTCGGCGAATTGGGCGGCATGCTCGATCATGCCGGTGCGACCGTCGGGAGACACCATGCCGATCGTGACACCCTTCGCGTCGCTCACCTTGTTGCGCTCGGAAAAATTCATCGCGCCGGGGTGGAACGCGGTGATCTGGTTGGCGTCGAGATCGGTGGTGATGAAGGCCTGCGCCGTCAGCACGTCGTCGAGCACGCGGATGTGGTCCTGTCGAATTCCGCACTTGTCCAGCCACTCGCGGTACGCGCCGAAATCGCTCCCCACTGTGGCCATCGGCAGCGGATCCTCGCCGAGCAGCTTCAGGTTGTACGCGATGTTCGCCGCGCACCCGCCGAACTCGCGGCGCAGCTTCGGCACCAGGAAGGCGACGTTCAAGATGTGGATCTTGTCCGGCAGGATATGATTCTTGAACGAATCCTCGAAGACCATGATGTTGTCGTAGGCCGCCGAGCCGCAGATCAATGCCGTCATGCTTTCGTCTCGTCGTTTGAGTCAAGTCGCTCGAGCAATCCGCTGCCGGCAGTCGCCGGCCGCGCGCTCGAGTCGAGCCCGAGCGCACCGGACACCATCGTCGCCGGCGCTAGCGCCCGCGCCTGGACGCGCGCGCCGCTCAGGCGAATTCCTTCAAGGCCTCGACCTTGTCGGTCTTCTCCCAGCTGAAATCCGGCCGACCGAAGTGGCCGTATGCGGCGGTCTTCCGGTAGATCGGCCTCAGCAGATCGAGCATCTTGATGATGCCATAGGGCCGAAGATCGAAGTTCTCCCGCACGGCCGCGACGATCTTCTCTTCCGGCACTTTGTTCGTGCCGAACGTCTCGACCGTGACCGACGTCGGCCGCGCGACGCCGATGGCGTACGACACCTGCACCTCGCAGCGCTCGGCGAGGCCGGCCGCGACGATGTTCTTCGCGACGTAGCGGCACGCGTACGCGGCCGAGCGGTCGACCTTCGACGGATCCTTGCCGGAGAACGCGCCGCCGCCGTGCCGCGCCATGCCGCCGTAGGTATCGACGATGATCTTCCGCCCCGTAAGCCCGCAGTCCCCCATCGGCCCGCCGATCACGAACCGGCCGGTCGGGTTGATGTGGTACACCGTGTCCTTCGTGATCCATTTCGTCGGCAGGACGGGCTTGATGATCTCCTCCATGACCGCTTCGTGCAGGTCCTTCTGGGAGATGTCCGGGCTATGCTGCGTGGAGAGCACCACCGCCTCGATGCCGACAGGCTTGTTGTCCTCGTAGCGGAACGTGAGCTGGCTCTTCGCGTCGGGTCGCGCCCAGTTGGCGCCTCCGGACTTGCGCAGCTCCGCATGCCGCTCGAGCAGCTTGTGTGCGTAGATGATCGGCGCCGGCATGAACGTATCGGTCTCGTTCGTGGCATAACCGAACATCAGGCCCTGGTCCCCGGCGCCCTGCTCCTCCGGATCGGACCGGTCGACGCCCTGTGCGATGTCCCGCGACTGCTTGCCGAGCGCGTTCAGCACGGCGCACGTGTTGCCGTCGAACCCCTTGTCGGAGTGATCGTAGCCG includes:
- the ahcY gene encoding adenosylhomocysteinase, whose amino-acid sequence is MSKEALAAENAEKDYFVKDISLASYGRMEIELAEHEMPGLMKIREEFGPQQPLKGARITGSLHMTIQTAVLIETLQALGARVRWASCNVFSTQDHAAAAIAARGTSVFAYKGESLEEYWAFIDRTLDWGDGEVPNMILDDGGDATLFVHLGYKAAKDPSILDKEPESTEEKVLFAQLKKAIKANPGRFEKMAKEIRGVSEETTTGVHRLYQMHKRGELLFPAINVNDSVTKSKFDNLYGCRHSLVDGIMRATDVMLSGKIAVVAGYGDVGKGSAQSLRAQSARVIVTEVDPICALQAAMEGYTVRTMDEACKYGDVFVTATGCVDVITEEHMKQMKHNAIVCNIGHFDNEIQVDKLRKYKWENIKPQVDRITFPDGKSIILLAEGRLVNLGCATGHPSFVMSSSFTNQTLAQIELFKNTEKYPLGVYVLPKHLDEKVAALHLEKLGVELTKLTPRQADYLGVPQEGPFKSDHYRY
- a CDS encoding carbohydrate kinase family protein — translated: MTALICGSAAYDNIMVFEDSFKNHILPDKIHILNVAFLVPKLRREFGGCAANIAYNLKLLGEDPLPMATVGSDFGAYREWLDKCGIRQDHIRVLDDVLTAQAFITTDLDANQITAFHPGAMNFSERNKVSDAKGVTIGMVSPDGRTGMIEHAAQFAEAGIPFVFDPGQGMPMFNGEELKRFVEQATWVTVNDYEWQLLKDRTGWDVTDMTARTDALIVTRGGEGSTIYTKDRQYDIPAAKPNALEDPTGCGDAYRAGLLYGLMNGLDWETTGRIASLMGAIKIEKPGTQNHSFTRDAFEQRFKAAFGRSI
- the metK gene encoding methionine adenosyltransferase; translated protein: MSKSYLFTSESVSEGHPDKMADQISDAILDAIISQDAKSRVACETLTKTGLVMVAGEITTNAVIEAEEIIRKVVLDIGYDHSDKGFDGNTCAVLNALGKQSRDIAQGVDRSDPEEQGAGDQGLMFGYATNETDTFMPAPIIYAHKLLERHAELRKSGGANWARPDAKSQLTFRYEDNKPVGIEAVVLSTQHSPDISQKDLHEAVMEEIIKPVLPTKWITKDTVYHINPTGRFVIGGPMGDCGLTGRKIIVDTYGGMARHGGGAFSGKDPSKVDRSAAYACRYVAKNIVAAGLAERCEVQVSYAIGVARPTSVTVETFGTNKVPEEKIVAAVRENFDLRPYGIIKMLDLLRPIYRKTAAYGHFGRPDFSWEKTDKVEALKEFA